The proteins below come from a single Salinivibrio kushneri genomic window:
- a CDS encoding 2-octaprenyl-3-methyl-6-methoxy-1,4-benzoquinol hydroxylase encodes MNQFEVIIVGGGMVGAAAALGLARQGRQVALIERQPPAPFEPSQPMDLRVSAISHASVSLLKDLGAWASVEAMRVCPYCRLETWEAEDSRVCFSADQLDLPQLGYMVENRLIQLGLWQQFDRFDNLHLVSPASITNITQTGELHQIHLDSGDTLSAPWLIGADGAHSKVRDYAQIGLTSWDYRQHCMLIHVETAAPQQDITWQQFFPTGPRSLLPLCGHNASLVWYDSPARVKQLCQLNAEELKAEIVSHFPPQVGDVTPINWGAFPLTRRHAQQYHRNGVVVIGDAAHTINPLAGQGVNLGFKDVAALLDACADAGSEWQVESTLNAYEKARRTDNMMMQTGMDVFYAAFSNQVTPLKLARNAVFKLAEHSGPVKKQVLKYALGL; translated from the coding sequence ATGAATCAATTTGAAGTTATTATAGTCGGCGGTGGCATGGTTGGCGCAGCGGCGGCACTTGGGCTTGCTCGCCAAGGTCGCCAGGTGGCGTTAATTGAGCGCCAGCCGCCAGCGCCTTTTGAACCTTCACAACCGATGGATTTGCGCGTTTCGGCGATTTCTCATGCCTCCGTGAGCCTGCTCAAGGATCTCGGTGCGTGGGCCAGTGTTGAAGCCATGCGTGTTTGCCCGTACTGCCGCCTAGAAACCTGGGAAGCGGAAGACAGCCGTGTGTGTTTCAGTGCTGACCAACTCGACTTGCCACAATTAGGATATATGGTCGAGAACCGCTTGATTCAACTGGGTCTGTGGCAACAGTTTGATCGCTTTGACAATTTGCACCTCGTCTCACCGGCCTCGATCACCAACATCACGCAAACAGGCGAACTGCATCAAATTCACTTAGACAGTGGTGACACTCTGAGTGCCCCTTGGCTTATCGGCGCGGATGGTGCCCACTCCAAAGTGCGAGACTACGCGCAAATAGGCCTTACCAGCTGGGATTATCGTCAGCATTGTATGCTCATCCATGTCGAAACGGCCGCCCCCCAACAGGACATTACCTGGCAGCAGTTTTTCCCCACCGGGCCGCGCTCGCTGTTGCCGCTTTGTGGCCACAACGCCTCGCTAGTGTGGTACGACAGCCCAGCGCGAGTTAAACAGTTGTGCCAGCTCAATGCCGAAGAGCTTAAAGCCGAGATAGTGAGCCATTTCCCACCTCAAGTGGGCGACGTCACCCCAATCAACTGGGGCGCGTTTCCACTAACACGCCGTCATGCGCAGCAGTACCATCGCAATGGCGTCGTGGTAATTGGTGATGCCGCCCACACCATCAACCCGCTGGCAGGGCAAGGGGTGAACTTAGGCTTTAAAGACGTTGCCGCATTGCTGGATGCGTGTGCCGATGCGGGCTCCGAATGGCAAGTGGAGTCAACGTTAAATGCATACGAAAAAGCACGCCGCACCGATAACATGATGATGCAAACCGGGATGGATGTGTTTTATGCCGCGTTCAGTAACCAAGTGACGCCTTTAAAACTGGCACGTAATGCGGTGTTTAAACTGGCTGAACACAGTGGTCCGGTGAAAAAGCAGGTGTTGAAGTATGCACTAGGGCTCTAG
- a CDS encoding HAD family hydrolase: MTGYQNIIFDIGNVIVRWSPEEIIRLTLGDAVDTHAYANQIFQSDTWQALNRGRLTEVQAKQRFADDTALSPAQLEALFYYIKQTQICLYGSVDLLRSAKEAGYGVYALTDNVREIVAFLKQRYAFWSLFDGAIVSAEVGCLKPDPAIYQRLLDDYHLDPASCVFLDDRVANVEGAKALGMAGIPFTDVQQGRAELAKLGIVV, translated from the coding sequence ATGACGGGCTACCAGAACATTATTTTTGATATTGGCAATGTGATCGTGCGTTGGTCACCAGAAGAAATTATCCGCCTAACGTTGGGGGACGCGGTGGATACACACGCTTATGCCAATCAAATCTTCCAGAGCGATACTTGGCAAGCGCTGAATCGTGGCAGGCTCACCGAGGTGCAAGCCAAGCAACGTTTTGCCGATGATACGGCGCTTAGCCCCGCACAACTTGAGGCGCTGTTTTATTACATCAAACAGACTCAAATTTGTCTTTACGGCAGTGTTGATTTGCTTCGCTCGGCCAAAGAGGCTGGATATGGGGTTTATGCGTTAACCGATAATGTGCGCGAAATCGTGGCGTTCTTAAAACAGCGCTATGCGTTTTGGTCATTGTTTGATGGTGCCATCGTGTCAGCCGAAGTAGGGTGCTTAAAACCCGACCCCGCCATTTATCAACGCTTGTTAGATGACTACCACCTCGACCCAGCTTCTTGTGTGTTTTTGGATGACAGGGTTGCGAACGTCGAGGGTGCCAAAGCGCTCGGCATGGCGGGCATCCCCTTTACCGATGTACAGCAAGGTCGCGCAGAACTGGCCAAGCTGGGAATCGTGGTGTAG
- the ychF gene encoding redox-regulated ATPase YchF, translated as MGFKCGIVGLPNVGKSTLFNALTKAGIDAANFPFCTIEPNTGVVPVPDLRLDALAKIVNPQKVLPTTMEFVDIAGLVAGASRGEGLGNKFLANIRETDAIGHVVRCFENDNIVHVSGKVDPADDIAVINTELALADLESCERAMQRNAKKAKGGDKDAKFELTVLEKLLPVLEEGNMLRSVELSKEEAAAVQYLNFLTLKPTMYIANVNDDGFENNPYLDKVREIAAQEGATVVAVCAEIEGEIAELDAEEAAAFLDEMGLEEPGLNRVIRAGYELLTLHTYFTAGVKEVRAWTVPIGSTAPQAAGKIHTDFEKGFIRAEVVGYDDYIANNGESGAKDAGKWRLEGKEYIVKDGDVIHFRFNV; from the coding sequence ATGGGTTTTAAATGTGGCATCGTGGGCCTACCAAACGTAGGTAAATCCACACTATTTAACGCACTGACCAAAGCGGGCATTGACGCCGCTAACTTTCCATTTTGTACCATCGAGCCAAACACGGGCGTGGTGCCTGTGCCTGACTTGCGCTTGGATGCGTTAGCCAAGATTGTGAACCCACAAAAAGTGCTACCGACCACCATGGAGTTTGTCGATATCGCCGGTTTGGTCGCGGGTGCATCACGCGGTGAGGGCCTGGGTAACAAATTCCTGGCCAACATCCGTGAAACCGACGCCATTGGCCATGTGGTGCGCTGTTTTGAGAATGACAATATTGTCCACGTATCAGGCAAAGTCGACCCTGCTGATGACATTGCCGTGATTAACACCGAACTGGCGCTCGCCGATTTAGAAAGCTGTGAGCGCGCGATGCAGCGCAACGCTAAAAAAGCCAAAGGTGGCGATAAAGACGCCAAGTTTGAGCTGACGGTACTGGAAAAACTGCTGCCCGTGCTCGAAGAAGGCAACATGTTGCGCTCGGTCGAGTTGAGCAAAGAAGAAGCCGCTGCGGTGCAGTATCTTAACTTCTTGACGCTCAAACCCACCATGTACATTGCCAACGTTAACGACGATGGCTTTGAAAACAACCCATACCTCGACAAAGTACGTGAGATTGCCGCGCAAGAAGGTGCCACTGTGGTAGCCGTGTGTGCGGAAATTGAAGGCGAAATTGCCGAGCTGGACGCTGAAGAAGCAGCTGCGTTCTTAGATGAAATGGGCCTTGAAGAGCCGGGCCTAAACCGCGTTATTCGCGCCGGTTACGAGCTGCTTACCTTGCATACCTATTTCACTGCAGGGGTGAAAGAAGTACGTGCGTGGACGGTGCCGATCGGCTCTACCGCGCCACAGGCGGCAGGTAAAATCCACACCGACTTTGAAAAAGGCTTTATCCGCGCCGAAGTGGTTGGCTATGATGATTACATTGCTAACAATGGCGAAAGCGGAGCCAAAGATGCCGGTAAGTGGCGTCTTGAAGGCAAAGAGTACATTGTTAAAGACGGCGATGTCATTCACTTCCGTTTCAACGTTTAA